One Macadamia integrifolia cultivar HAES 741 unplaced genomic scaffold, SCU_Mint_v3 scaffold945, whole genome shotgun sequence DNA segment encodes these proteins:
- the LOC122070558 gene encoding UDP-glucose flavonoid 3-O-glucosyltransferase 7-like, whose translation MFFPWATDIAAKLGIPRLLFHGTSFFSLCVSNHLNRYAPHENIKSETQTFIVPGLPDQIKLTRSQLPEHLKTPSELSNLLQRIRESEEKSYGVLVNSFYELEPAYADHYTKVLERKAWHIGPVSLRNRDIVDKAQRGNSAPTDNQQCLSWLDSKKPNSVLYVSFGSVARFTASQLLEIAMGLEASGYPFIWVVRSKDESEQRWMPEGFEERIEGKGLIITDWAPQVLILDHPAVGGFVTHCGWNSALESVSAGVPMITWPLFAEQFYNEKLVTQVLRVGVSVGAHGHGAFRAEKAAVERDDIEKAVEQLMGGGEEAERMRTRAMELKEMGRRAVEEEGSSYTDLTALLEELRFHPRPAV comes from the coding sequence ATGTTCTTCCCTTGGGCAACAGACATCGCCGCCAAGCTTGGGATACCCAGGCTCCTTTTTCATGGCACCagtttcttctctctttgcGTCTCGAACCACTTGAATCGATATGCACCTCATGAGAACATTAAATCCGAGACCCAAACCTTCATTGTTCCAGGTCTTCCTGACCAGATAAAGCTGACGAGGTCCCAGTTGCCCGAACACTTGAAAACACCAAGCGAGCTGAGCAATTTGCTTCAACGCATCAGAGAATCAGAGGAAAAGAGCTATGGTGTATTGGTGAATAGCTTCTATGAGTTGGAGCCTGCTTATGCTGATCACTACACGAAAGTCTTAGAAAGGAAGGCATGGCACATAGGCCCTGTTTCACTAAGAAACAGAGACATTGTGGACAAGGCTCAGAGGGGAAACAGTGCTCCCACTGACAACCAGCAGTGCCTGAGTTGGCTCGATTCAAAGAAACCCAATTCCGTGCTGTACGTGAGCTTCGGTAGCGTGGCCCGTTTCACTGCTTCTCAGCTGCTTGAGATTGCTATGGGCCTCGAGGCTTCTGGTTACCCATTCATTTGGGTTGTGAGATCGAAGGATGAGAGTGAACAGAGGTGGATGCCAGAAGGGTTTGAAGAGAGGATTGAAGGGAAGGGTTTGATAATAACGGATTGGGCACCTCAAGTTTTGATCTTGGACCATCCTGCCGTTGGAGGGTTCGTGACCCATTGCGGATGGAACTCGGCGCTTGAGAGCGTGAGTGCGGGGGTGCCCATGATCACTTGGCCTTTATTTGCAGAGCAGTTCTATAATGAAAAGCTGGTAACCCAAGTGCTGAGGGTAGGAGTGAGTGTAGGGGCTCATGGACATGGTGCATTTAGAGCGGAAAAGGCAGCAGTGGAGAGAGATGACATAGAGAAGGCTGTGGAGCAATTGATGGGTGGTGGAGAAGAAGCAGAGCGTATGAGGACTCGAGCTATGGAGCTCAAAGAGATGGGGAGAAGAGCTGTCGAAGAAGAAGGGTCTTCTTATACCGACTTGACAGCTTTGCTTGAGGAGCTAAGGTTTCATCCACGGCCGGCAGTCTAG